A part of Neodiprion pinetum isolate iyNeoPine1 chromosome 4, iyNeoPine1.2, whole genome shotgun sequence genomic DNA contains:
- the Tollo gene encoding toll-like receptor Tollo gives MQGSPAFFAILLGTIFGVLGASLSKALRYKAPDECKWVATGETEDDVSLVCRLRTINSELENTNFSVIQPQHTVRLRLECSDALFFQSSLSAGSFRPLVELRELAIEYCKIGNLSDDAFRGLKELRNLTVRTHNTDWSAMALDVSAGAFSEELAQLERLDLGENNMWSIPEGTLCPLLNLEVLNLTRNRLREVTSFHFGTGARCAPGLRELDLSNNSIESLPAAAFSGLSRLHSLDLRSNTITFLADRALEGLSSLEVLKLSDNRLASLPPELFTDTRNIHEIHLRNNTLSVLPPGLFGELTQLQVLDLSRNELSSEWINAVTFDGLVRLVVMDLSHNRIARLEPAVFRDLYSLQILRLQGNLLDNLSENTFSALNNLHILVLSDNHLTAIDAGTLSGLHVLSLLSLDNNRLNSLHPNSLKNVSSLQDFHLNGNRLSTIPEALKATPSLRTLDLGENLISEIPNGTFDDMQQLYGLRLTENHIGNLTKGTFERITALKILNLSRNRVQYIEVGTFDANTNLQAIRLDGNQLTDIVGLFTGLPNLVWLNVSDNRLKVFDYAMIPTGLQWLDIHSNEINELGNYFEIESQLQLSTFDASYNKLTEITGSAIPTSVEQLFLNNNLISKVQSYAFFKKPNLTRVDLKANQIRNLEPYSLRISVVPHTKSLPEFYIGGNLYLCDCTMEWLQRVNRQTLTRTQPRVMDLDSIDCKLLYDRKRVFVPLMEATHSQFLCKYETHCFALCQCCDFDACDCEMTCPTNCTCYHDQSWSTNVVDCSSGGHVGKLPEQIPMDATQLYLDGNDLRIVSSHAFIGRKKLKVLFLNASNIEMVQNRSFNGLRELEDLHLQDNRIRELRGHEFEGLDELKTLLLQQNKIASIANNTFAPLRSLYTLRLEGNHLTNLALSSLPKPINLTISRNPWSCDCEYLQMFRNWLRSTVSRVTDASDLRCVYNTTEFEAYGEETFNDDEFGFSLSNNNSSTCTGLAAIENSIRGNRTKIEPQALHDYLPLLVATLSAFFITMLLCMLAFIFRQELRVWFHSRFGVRIFYRESEVDREDRDKLFDAFVSYSSKDEDFVAHELAPVLERGNPAYKLCLHYRDFPVGNFIADTIVQAVESSRRTIMVLSENFIKSEWCRFEFKSAHHQVLRDRRRRLILVLVGDVPQRDLDPDIRLYLKTNTYLQWGDKLFWEKLRFALPDVPNNQRSPQQRRQPPPVRRQHNNRTANVQRTVAVHI, from the coding sequence ATGCAGGGTAGTCCTGCCTTCTTCGCGATACTACTGGGCACGATATTTGGAGTTCTCGGAGCCTCCCTTAGCAAAGCTCTCAGATACAAAGCACCCGATGAATGCAAGTGGGTCGCGACCGGGGAAACGGAAGACGACGTCTCTCTCGTTTGCCGTCTGAGAACCATCAATAGCGAGCTGGAGAACACGAATTTCAGCGTGATCCAGCCGCAGCATACGGTGCGTCTGCGGCTGGAGTGTAGCGATGCGTTATTTTTTCAGAGTTCGCTTAGCGCCGGTAGTTTCAGACCGTTGGTGGAACTGCGAGAGCTTGCCATAGAGTATTGTAAGATCGGGAATCTTTCCGATGACGCCTTCCGGGGTCTCAAGGAACTGAGAAACCTGACGGTGCGCACCCACAACACGGACTGGTCTGCGATGGCTCTAGACGTATCCGCTGGCGCCTTTAGCGAAGAACTTGCTCAACTTGAAAGACTTGATCTCGGAGAAAACAACATGTGGAGTATACCGGAGGGCACCTTATGCCCCCTGTTGAATCTCGAGGTTCTCAATCTAACGCGTAACCGGTTACGAGAGGTGACCAGCTTCCATTTTGGAACCGGCGCTAGGTGCGCCCCGGGATTGCGCGAGCTGGACCTGAGCAACAACAGCATCGAGTCGCTGCCCGCCGCTGCCTTCTCCGGTTTGTCACGGTTACATAGCCTCGATTTACGCAGCAATACGATCACCTTTCTCGCCGATCGAGCCCTCGAGGGTCTCTCCTCGCTCGAGGTACTAAAGCTGTCCGACAATCGACTAGCGAGCTTGCCACCCGAACTCTTTACCGACACGAGAAACATCCACGAAATTCATTTGCGCAATAACACTTTGAGCGTCCTTCCGCCCGGGCTATTTGGCGAGTTAACGCAGCTTCAAGTGCTTGATTTGTCGCGGAATGAGCTCAGTTCCGAATGGATTAACGCAGTGACGTTCGACGGGCTGGTTCGTCTTGTCGTCATGGATCTGTCCCACAACAGAATTGCCAGGCTGGAACCGGCTGTGTTCCGCGACCTGTACAGTCTGCAGATATTACGGCTGCAGGGTAATTTATTGGACAACCTATCGGAGAATACGTTTTCTGCACTCAATAATCTGCATATCCTCGTACTCAGCGATAATCACCTAACCGCGATTGACGCTGGTACATTGAGCGGCCTCCACGTCCTCAGTCTTCTCTCCCTGGACAACAATCGACTGAATAGTCTTCATCCAAACTCGCTGAAGAACGTCTCGTCCTTGCAAGACTTCCATCTTAACGGTAATAGACTGTCGACAATCCCGGAGGCTTTGAAGGCGACCCCATCATTGCGTACCTTGGATCTCGGTGAAAATCTCATATCTGAGATTCCAAACGGCACTTTCGATGATATGCAACAACTCTACGGACTTCGATTAACCGAAAACCATATCGGAAATTTGACAAAGGGCACTTTCGAGAGGATCACAGCTCTTAAAATATTAAATCTGTCGAGAAATCGAGTCCAGTATATCGAGGTTGGGACCTTCGACGCCAACACGAATCTCCAAGCTATACGATTGGATGGGAATCAGTTGACGGACATAGTCGGACTGTTTACGGGACTTCCGAATCTAGTGTGGTTGAATGTGAGTGACAATCGTTTAAAGGTGTTTGATTACGCGATGATACCGACGGGACTGCAGTGGTTGGATATTCATTCCAACGAAATCAACGAGTTGGGTAATTACTTTGAAATCGAGTCTCAGCTTCAGTTGAGCACTTTCGACGCGAGTTACAATAAGTTGACCGAGATAACCGGGAGTGCTATCCCGACAAGTGTGGAACAGCTTTTCCTGAATAACAATTTAATATCAAAAGTGCAGAGTTATGCGTTTTTCAAAAAGCCAAATTTAACGCGAGTGGACTTGAAAGCTAACCAAATACGCAACTTGGAACCTTATTCGTTGAGGATTAGTGTAGTGCCGCATACCAAATCTCTACCGGAGTTCTACATAGGTGGAAATCTGTACTTATGCGACTGCACGATGGAATGGCTACAGAGAGTGAACCGACAAACTCTAACTAGGACTCAACCCCGAGTGATGGACCTGGACAGTATAGATTGCAAACTTCTATACGATAGAAAGCGCGTCTTTGTACCCCTAATGGAAGCTACGCATTCACAGTTCCTCTGCAAGTACGAGACTCACTGCTTCGCGCTTTGTCAGTGCTGCGACTTTGACGCGTGCGATTGCGAGATGACATGTCCGACAAATTGTACTTGCTACCATGATCAATCGTGGTCAACGAACGTGGTCGACTGCTCGTCCGGAGGTCACGTCGGAAAGCTACCGGAGCAAATACCGATGGACGCGACTCAGCTTTACCTGGACGGTAACGACTTGAGGATAGTGTCTAGTCACGCTTTCATCGGACGGAAGAAACTGAAAGTGTTGTTCCTGAACGCTTCGAACATCGAGATGGTCCAGAACAGGTCGTTCAACGGGCTGCGTGAGCTGGAGGATCTTCACCTACAAGATAACCGGATCCGTGAGCTCAGAGGCCATGAGTTCGAGGGATTGGATGAATTGAAAACGTTGCTACTTCAGCAGAACAAGATCGCATCGATCGCCAACAATACCTTCGCGCCCCTGCGTTCTCTGTACACTCTCAGACTGGAAGGAAATCATCTGACCAATCTGGCTCTCTCGTCGCTACCAAAGCCCATTAACCTCACTATATCGCGTAATCCCTGGTCCTGCGACTGCGAATATCTGCAAATGTTTCGAAATTGGCTTCGTAGCACGGTAAGCCGGGTTACCGACGCTTCGGATCTACGATGCGTCTACAATACGACCGAATTCGAAGCCTACGGCGAGGAGACGTTCAACGATGACGAGTTTGGATTCTCGTTGTCCAACAACAACAGTTCTACGTGCACGGGTCTTGCCGCCATCGAGAACAGCATACGTGGTAATCGGACCAAAATCGAACCTCAGGCTCTTCACGATTATCTTCCACTACTGGTGGCAACCCTATCCGCATTTTTCATCACAATGCTGCTCTGCATGTTGGCATTCATATTTCGTCAGGAGCTTCGCGTCTGGTTTCACTCGCGTTTTGGAGTGAGAATATTCTACAGAGAATCCGAGGTCGACCGAGAGGACAGAGACAAGCTGTTCGACGCCTTCGTTAGTTATAGCTCAAAGGATGAGGATTTCGTTGCCCACGAGCTAGCCCCCGTCTTAGAAAGGGGAAACCCTGCGTACAAACTGTGTCTACACTATCGGGACTTCCCCGTGGGAAATTTCATAGCCGACACCATAGTACAAGCGGTGGAATCCTCGCGGAGGACAATCATGGTACTCTCAGAGAACTTCATCAAATCGGAGTGGTGTAGATTCGAATTTAAGTCGGCTCACCATCAGGTCCTGAGGGATCGCCGACGCCGACTTATCCTTGTGCTAGTCGGCGACGTCCCGCAACGGGATCTGGATCCCGATATCCGACTGTATCTCAAAACAAACACGTACCTGCAGTGGGGGGACAAATTATTTTGGGAAAAACTGAGATTTGCCTTACCCGACGTCCCCAATAATCAGCGGAGTCCACAGCAGAGAAGACAACCGCCGCCGGTCCGACGGCAACACAACAACCGGACAGCAAACGTTCAACGTACAGTTGCTGTGCACATATGA